A genomic window from Flavobacterium azooxidireducens includes:
- a CDS encoding DUF4007 family protein encodes MIEEKQAIKFTFSGHDSFPCRQLWLKKGYDYVCKSKYFNDEDAVIQLGVGKNMVSSIRFWLKAFNIIDNKDIPTEFGKRLFDDENGYDPFLEDEASLWLLHYQLVKNSFASIYSIIFNEFRKEKLFFKKETFVNYVKRISESNTDLNFNENTVAKDFIVFANLYKNDPESKDVEDSFSGILSEIELLKTTGKGKEEQFYIENTERDNLPDAVVLFTILDNSKYGNSISLNSMEFDLNSPGSIFALNRSGLMNKISEIVSEFKDITFTDQAGIKELQFKNKADAFTILDTYYGK; translated from the coding sequence ATGATAGAAGAAAAACAAGCTATTAAATTTACATTTTCTGGACACGACTCCTTTCCATGCCGTCAACTTTGGCTGAAAAAGGGTTATGACTATGTGTGTAAAAGTAAATATTTTAATGACGAAGATGCGGTTATACAACTTGGCGTTGGCAAAAATATGGTTTCATCCATTCGTTTTTGGCTGAAAGCTTTCAATATTATTGACAATAAAGACATTCCAACTGAATTTGGCAAACGATTATTTGATGATGAAAATGGATATGACCCTTTTTTGGAAGATGAAGCAAGCCTTTGGCTTCTGCATTATCAATTAGTGAAAAATAGTTTTGCTTCTATTTATTCCATCATTTTTAATGAATTCAGAAAAGAGAAATTGTTCTTTAAAAAAGAAACCTTTGTGAATTATGTAAAGAGAATTAGTGAGAGTAATACCGATTTGAATTTCAATGAAAATACGGTTGCTAAAGATTTTATTGTTTTTGCCAATTTATATAAAAACGACCCTGAAAGTAAAGATGTTGAGGATAGCTTTTCGGGAATTCTTTCTGAAATTGAGCTTTTAAAAACAACAGGGAAAGGCAAAGAAGAACAATTTTACATTGAAAATACTGAAAGAGATAATCTCCCAGATGCGGTTGTATTGTTCACAATACTTGATAATTCAAAATACGGAAATTCTATAAGTCTGAATTCTATGGAGTTTGACTTGAATAGTCCGGGGTCAATTTTCGCTTTAAATCGCTCAGGCTTGATGAATAAAATTTCTGAAATCGTCAGTGAATTTAAAGATATCACTTTTACTGACCAAGCAGGGATAAAAGAGTTACAATTCAAGAACAAGGCAGATGCCTTCACAATATTAGATACATACTATGGCAAATAA
- a CDS encoding cysteine desulfurase family protein: protein MDEFHNISYFDYNSTTPIDPRVLDAMLPFLQDNFANPSSTHHFGQSINEKVKQAREQIADFINAEPSELIFTSGATEAINIAIKGVAESYSSKGKHIITVSTEHKAVLDTCKDLERKGFEITYLTVQNNGLIDLDELQKAIRPDTLLVSVMYANNETGVIQPIKEIAKLSHEEGALFMTDATQAVGKIEIDADDLGVDLLCFSGHKMYAQKGIGALYVRQRGNKVRLTPQIHGGGHEQGLRSGTLNVPGIIALAKACEIASQEMMQNQNTISELRDSLEVQLFKLPNTSLNGDVKNRIYNTSNICFKGQDANVMIGRMKNIALSNGSACSSAVVEPSHVLKAMGLGEDDAFASIRFSLGKFNTKEDIETVIQKIKEITQTNNNYA from the coding sequence ATGGATGAATTTCATAACATATCATATTTCGACTACAATTCCACCACCCCCATTGACCCAAGGGTGCTTGATGCAATGTTACCTTTTTTACAAGACAACTTTGCCAATCCAAGCAGCACACACCATTTTGGTCAAAGCATCAATGAAAAAGTAAAACAAGCCCGAGAGCAAATAGCTGATTTTATCAATGCGGAGCCTAGTGAATTGATATTTACAAGTGGAGCAACGGAAGCGATTAATATTGCCATAAAAGGCGTTGCAGAGAGCTATTCGAGTAAAGGGAAACATATTATCACGGTTTCAACCGAACACAAAGCGGTTTTAGACACCTGCAAAGATTTAGAAAGAAAAGGTTTTGAAATTACTTATTTGACAGTTCAAAACAATGGATTGATTGATTTAGATGAACTTCAAAAAGCCATCCGACCCGATACTCTTTTAGTTTCAGTGATGTATGCCAACAACGAAACTGGAGTAATTCAACCGATCAAAGAAATTGCCAAACTGTCTCACGAAGAAGGAGCTTTGTTTATGACTGATGCCACGCAAGCAGTTGGCAAAATTGAAATTGATGCGGATGATTTGGGTGTTGATTTACTATGTTTTAGTGGACATAAAATGTATGCCCAAAAAGGAATTGGTGCATTGTACGTAAGACAAAGAGGAAACAAAGTAAGACTCACACCCCAAATTCATGGAGGCGGTCACGAACAAGGTTTAAGAAGCGGCACACTCAATGTTCCTGGAATTATTGCCTTGGCAAAAGCTTGTGAAATAGCTAGTCAAGAAATGATGCAAAATCAAAATACTATTTCTGAATTGAGAGATAGTTTGGAAGTGCAACTGTTCAAGCTACCTAATACATCATTAAATGGTGATGTAAAGAACAGAATATACAACACCTCTAATATTTGTTTTAAAGGCCAAGATGCCAATGTTATGATTGGGAGAATGAAGAATATTGCCTTATCTAACGGTTCTGCTTGTTCTTCGGCAGTTGTCGAGCCCTCACACGTTTTAAAGGCTATGGGATTAGGTGAAGATGACGCTTTTGCTTCGATACGATTTTCATTAGGCAAGTTCAATACAAAAGAGGACATCGAAACTGTAATTCAAAAAATTAAAGAAATCACACAAACAAATAATAACTATGCTTAA
- a CDS encoding DEAD/DEAH box helicase family protein — protein sequence MLKDCDWSLDRDYKTGSEDEPLQFYLDGLANSNEFSLLLGYFSSSAINLLSVGFATFISKGGMMKMVINHLLSSKDKEAVRKANEESINKVFDLTDVVSLGRVLDEYDTHFFECLAYLISEKRIEIKVIKPKNGKGVAHYKSGVFTDGYDSVGYKASCNFTLYGLSENLEELEAFLSWENGRSNKLIKKQLKLIDDYFTEKDEDVEYIPVSEIEVVLKDRFGKKDINELLVQEEQLLKKKQSLISNPKLKKTITKLFKDIEIIRRTPRFPYSEGPREYQINAYNNWVANNYKGMFAMATGTGKTITSLNCLLNEYKKTGIYRAIITVPTTALVEQWKKECAKFNFKNIITVSSKENWDNNLAFFNTASKLIDTSYIVIVTYASLPRSKFQSYFTQLPGDTILIADETHNLGSQGLLRLLPNIHLEKRIGLSATPHRKFDETGNQAIQEFFNDQPPYIVSYSMEEALNIGWLCKYTYQPHVVKLSDQEMEKYKELSLQLLRMGLFDKETGTFRSTPEIEKKLLERKRIIHKAANKLEAFKAILRSEFDKRKNLKYTLVYVPEGIETSFDDLDYSVETEDENRLINEYTKAISQTDDSVMVKQFTANSTNREEILINFEQSNIHVLTSMKCLDEGVDVPRSELAIFCASTGNPRQFIQRRGRVLRLHKDKIHATIHDLVVVPEVSDESTFEMEKGLVKKELERVVDFANLAMNKTDTYEILKSILDYYNLNLNDF from the coding sequence ATGCTTAAAGATTGTGATTGGTCGTTAGATAGAGATTACAAAACGGGTTCAGAAGATGAACCCTTGCAATTTTATTTAGATGGATTGGCCAATAGCAATGAGTTTAGTTTGTTATTGGGATATTTTAGCTCTTCTGCTATCAATTTACTTTCTGTAGGCTTTGCCACTTTTATCAGTAAAGGAGGTATGATGAAAATGGTAATCAATCATTTGCTTTCATCAAAAGATAAAGAAGCAGTTAGAAAAGCGAATGAAGAGTCAATCAATAAGGTTTTTGATTTAACAGACGTTGTTTCACTTGGAAGAGTTCTAGATGAATACGACACTCACTTTTTTGAATGTTTAGCCTATTTGATTTCTGAAAAACGAATTGAAATAAAAGTAATTAAGCCAAAAAATGGTAAAGGTGTAGCTCATTATAAATCCGGTGTTTTCACTGATGGATATGATTCAGTAGGCTATAAAGCTTCTTGTAATTTTACTCTTTATGGTTTATCTGAAAACTTAGAGGAATTAGAAGCGTTTTTGAGTTGGGAAAATGGTAGGTCGAATAAACTTATCAAAAAGCAATTAAAATTAATTGACGACTATTTTACCGAAAAAGACGAAGATGTAGAGTACATCCCAGTAAGTGAGATTGAAGTTGTTTTAAAGGATAGGTTTGGGAAGAAAGACATCAATGAATTACTTGTTCAGGAGGAACAACTTCTAAAAAAGAAACAGAGCTTAATTTCAAATCCCAAGCTTAAAAAAACAATCACAAAACTTTTTAAAGACATTGAAATTATTAGAAGAACGCCGAGATTTCCCTATTCAGAAGGACCAAGAGAATATCAGATTAATGCCTACAATAATTGGGTTGCGAATAACTATAAAGGAATGTTTGCAATGGCAACAGGTACGGGCAAAACGATTACTTCTCTCAACTGCTTGTTGAACGAATACAAGAAAACTGGAATTTACAGAGCTATTATTACGGTTCCAACTACAGCTTTGGTAGAACAATGGAAAAAAGAATGTGCAAAATTCAATTTCAAAAACATCATTACGGTCAGTTCAAAAGAGAATTGGGATAACAATCTTGCTTTTTTCAATACTGCTTCAAAACTGATTGATACTTCGTACATCGTCATTGTTACTTATGCTTCTTTACCAAGATCAAAGTTTCAAAGCTATTTTACTCAACTACCAGGGGACACGATTCTAATTGCAGATGAAACGCACAATTTAGGTTCGCAAGGTCTTTTAAGATTGCTACCAAACATCCATCTTGAAAAACGTATTGGATTATCTGCCACTCCACATAGAAAATTTGACGAAACAGGTAATCAAGCCATTCAAGAATTTTTCAATGATCAGCCACCTTACATTGTGTCTTATTCAATGGAAGAAGCTTTGAATATTGGCTGGTTATGTAAATACACTTATCAACCTCACGTTGTTAAATTGTCAGACCAAGAGATGGAAAAGTACAAGGAACTTTCTCTTCAACTGTTACGTATGGGCTTATTTGATAAAGAAACTGGTACTTTCAGAAGCACTCCTGAAATTGAGAAGAAACTTCTTGAAAGAAAGAGAATCATTCACAAAGCAGCCAATAAATTAGAAGCTTTCAAAGCTATTTTAAGAAGTGAATTTGATAAACGTAAGAATCTAAAATATACTTTGGTATATGTTCCTGAAGGTATAGAAACAAGTTTTGACGATTTGGATTATAGTGTTGAAACAGAGGATGAAAATAGGTTGATTAACGAATATACAAAAGCGATTAGCCAAACAGATGATTCTGTGATGGTTAAACAGTTTACTGCAAATTCCACCAATCGTGAGGAAATTCTAATAAACTTTGAACAAAGTAATATTCACGTATTGACTTCAATGAAATGTCTCGATGAAGGTGTTGATGTACCACGATCCGAATTAGCAATATTTTGTGCGAGTACTGGTAATCCAAGACAATTTATCCAAAGAAGAGGCAGAGTTTTGCGATTGCACAAAGATAAAATTCACGCAACCATTCACGATTTAGTAGTTGTGCCAGAAGTTTCAGATGAGAGCACTTTTGAAATGGAAAAAGGGCTAGTAAAAAAAGAACTTGAACGAGTGGTTGACTTTGCTAACCTAGCAATGAATAAAACCGACACGTACGAAATACTTAAAAGCATTTTGGACTACTATAATCTAAACCTTAACGATTTTTAA
- a CDS encoding AAA family ATPase, whose product MIIRKIQIDNYLCYYDTNTFELSEGLNIILGENGEGKTKFFESVDWLFNGENRELDMLVSAKKLNETEIGDSFRVRVSMTVEQYGEKSIITKSFLAKKEKANECSTSSFMIEGISENSSGERSQVDGQALLDRIFPFQIRKYSMFKGEAELNIFESDSALANLINLFSEAKHYDKYSEKGAFLREKAEKAVEDSSKLDKKNEALYKKLEGDIIYLEREKAKYLVHLNSTEEEIRKIEGNLQLAESHVSNADALETLNRRIKDIEEKISYLTGRIDENYTTSLFDENWILVNFESFHKEFAEKVSAHSKTRRELQSEFDKQKGIKVGEKKAKAELLNNAIPLPNNIPSKAIMEEMLDAEICKVCNREAKKGSEAYEFMMKRLKTYLESQVTEDNEPDKDEPLFKYDYTNRLDNLSISHEDNLKNLRLIRTIIKELFEFNDDRKKDIEELNEQLEKEKTEREKILGNSSIGAEKLSDVLKNYNAWQRDLKNRNQDQVDYTSKLKSLESELKAKKEEKDKIDTSSANSFLIKTRNILRDIETIFIDTKENKFEEFIEKLQTKSNRFLEIINIDSFTGEISIYKKNRLGKTTVEVQLMQNGRPLYKPNESLETSMYISILFAISELAYETKNEYYPLIFDAPTSSFGDYKTAQFLNLIYETKNQKILVTKNFLDRDKATKKLFIKKDFESVKRDKAFWVKLEEPFNKNDLTTINTQVINL is encoded by the coding sequence ATGATAATCAGAAAAATACAAATTGACAATTATCTCTGTTATTACGATACCAATACTTTTGAATTATCGGAAGGTTTAAACATTATCCTTGGAGAAAATGGAGAAGGAAAAACAAAATTCTTTGAATCAGTAGATTGGCTTTTCAATGGAGAGAATCGAGAATTAGATATGCTAGTGTCTGCCAAAAAACTGAATGAAACGGAAATTGGTGATAGTTTTCGTGTAAGGGTTTCAATGACCGTAGAACAATATGGTGAGAAAAGTATCATCACAAAATCTTTCCTAGCAAAAAAAGAAAAAGCAAATGAATGTTCGACTTCAAGTTTTATGATTGAAGGCATTTCTGAAAATAGCTCGGGTGAAAGATCGCAAGTTGATGGACAAGCTCTTTTGGACAGAATATTCCCATTTCAAATTCGAAAATATTCAATGTTCAAGGGTGAAGCGGAACTTAATATTTTTGAAAGTGATAGTGCATTAGCAAACCTTATAAATCTTTTTTCGGAGGCGAAGCATTACGATAAATATTCTGAAAAGGGAGCTTTTTTGCGTGAGAAAGCAGAAAAAGCAGTAGAAGATTCTTCAAAGCTTGACAAAAAGAATGAAGCACTTTATAAAAAGCTTGAAGGGGATATTATTTATTTGGAGAGAGAGAAAGCAAAGTATCTTGTTCATTTGAATTCCACGGAAGAAGAAATCAGAAAAATTGAAGGCAATTTACAATTAGCAGAAAGTCACGTTAGCAATGCAGATGCTTTAGAAACGCTGAACAGACGAATTAAGGACATTGAAGAAAAAATTTCCTACTTAACAGGAAGGATTGATGAAAACTACACTACATCTCTATTTGATGAAAATTGGATTCTAGTCAATTTCGAATCATTTCATAAAGAGTTTGCAGAAAAAGTATCCGCACATAGCAAAACCAGAAGAGAGCTTCAATCTGAGTTCGATAAGCAGAAAGGAATCAAAGTAGGAGAAAAAAAGGCCAAAGCAGAATTATTAAACAATGCTATTCCACTCCCAAATAACATTCCTTCAAAAGCTATTATGGAAGAAATGTTGGATGCTGAAATTTGTAAAGTGTGTAATCGGGAAGCTAAAAAAGGGTCAGAGGCATACGAGTTTATGATGAAAAGGCTTAAAACTTATTTAGAAAGTCAAGTTACAGAAGATAATGAACCTGATAAAGACGAACCTCTTTTCAAATACGATTATACAAATAGGCTTGATAATTTGAGTATTAGTCACGAAGACAATCTTAAAAATCTTAGATTAATAAGAACAATAATCAAAGAACTATTTGAATTTAATGATGACCGCAAAAAAGACATTGAAGAGCTAAATGAACAATTAGAAAAAGAAAAAACAGAAAGAGAAAAAATATTAGGCAATTCAAGTATTGGTGCTGAGAAATTAAGTGATGTACTAAAAAATTACAATGCTTGGCAAAGAGACCTTAAAAATCGGAATCAAGACCAAGTGGACTATACATCAAAATTGAAAAGTCTTGAATCTGAATTAAAAGCAAAGAAGGAAGAAAAAGATAAAATTGATACAAGTTCAGCTAACTCTTTTTTGATTAAAACAAGAAACATCTTGCGTGACATTGAAACTATTTTTATTGATACCAAGGAGAATAAGTTTGAAGAATTTATTGAGAAGCTTCAAACAAAATCAAATAGATTTCTCGAAATTATAAATATCGACTCATTTACTGGAGAAATTTCAATATATAAAAAAAATAGATTAGGAAAAACAACTGTTGAAGTACAATTAATGCAAAATGGCAGACCTTTATATAAGCCAAACGAGTCCCTTGAAACATCAATGTATATTTCAATTCTTTTCGCAATTTCAGAGTTAGCGTATGAAACCAAAAATGAGTATTATCCTTTAATTTTTGACGCTCCAACTTCATCCTTTGGGGATTACAAGACTGCTCAATTTTTGAATTTGATTTATGAGACAAAAAATCAAAAAATTCTTGTTACAAAGAACTTTCTTGATCGAGATAAGGCAACTAAAAAACTGTTTATCAAAAAAGATTTTGAATCTGTCAAGAGGGATAAAGCATTTTGGGTTAAGCTAGAAGAACCTTTTAATAAAAACGATTTAACTACCATTAACACGCAAGTAATAAATCTATAG
- a CDS encoding phosphoadenosine phosphosulfate reductase family protein, producing the protein MSKVRHVLGISGGKDSAALAIYVKTKYPSIDLEFYTCDTGKELEETYKLIENLQTHLGIKIQLLKGAENSSEDPFDHFVKMLGGFLPSPNARWCTKKLKLDPFEKYVGTDPVVSYVGIRGDEEREGYISTKKNIQSIFPFRKNIWSQDVVTKLLTNQNMEQLLTMSKNVDFGKNQEKAFQTITRKVDASFTLDQKLNILLDANVKAFNHLVFDFLKTTDYPLATEATFPLLENDEVLVRDDIFKILEESGVGVPAYYNKIEFEINGKKGEYARSRSGCFFCFFQQKIEWVWLYEQHPDLYKKAMEYEKDGYTWGQFESLEELIQPKRIAAIKEEYIKRMERKSKAKSPYLVDILDDAEGEGCASCFI; encoded by the coding sequence ATGAGCAAAGTAAGACACGTATTAGGTATATCAGGAGGGAAAGACAGTGCTGCTTTGGCTATTTATGTCAAAACTAAATATCCTTCTATCGATTTGGAATTCTATACCTGCGATACAGGAAAAGAACTAGAAGAAACTTATAAATTAATTGAAAATTTACAAACACATCTAGGAATAAAGATACAATTGTTAAAAGGTGCTGAAAACAGTTCGGAAGACCCATTCGATCACTTCGTCAAAATGCTTGGAGGTTTTTTACCTTCACCTAATGCACGCTGGTGTACTAAGAAACTGAAACTTGATCCTTTTGAAAAGTATGTCGGTACTGATCCAGTAGTTTCTTATGTAGGTATCAGAGGTGATGAAGAAAGAGAAGGCTATATTTCAACCAAAAAGAATATTCAATCCATATTCCCATTTCGTAAGAATATTTGGAGTCAAGATGTTGTAACAAAATTGCTCACCAACCAAAATATGGAGCAGCTACTAACCATGTCTAAAAACGTAGACTTTGGTAAAAACCAAGAAAAAGCGTTTCAAACGATTACTCGAAAGGTGGATGCGAGTTTCACGCTAGACCAAAAACTTAATATTTTATTGGATGCCAATGTGAAGGCATTTAATCATTTGGTTTTTGATTTTCTCAAAACAACTGATTATCCACTTGCAACTGAAGCTACATTTCCACTTTTGGAAAATGATGAAGTATTAGTGCGAGACGATATTTTTAAAATTTTGGAAGAAAGCGGTGTGGGGGTTCCTGCATACTACAACAAAATTGAATTTGAGATTAACGGAAAAAAAGGAGAATATGCTAGAAGTCGTTCCGGTTGTTTCTTCTGCTTTTTCCAACAAAAGATTGAATGGGTTTGGTTGTACGAACAGCATCCCGATTTATACAAAAAAGCTATGGAGTACGAGAAAGATGGCTACACTTGGGGTCAATTTGAAAGTTTGGAAGAATTAATTCAGCCCAAAAGAATAGCTGCAATCAAGGAAGAGTACATTAAAAGAATGGAAAGAAAATCAAAAGCAAAATCACCTTACCTAGTTGATATATTAGATGATGCCGAGGGTGAAGGTTGTGCGTCTTGTTTTATATAA
- a CDS encoding response regulator, with protein sequence MNCKYLYIDDNSEHNAKGIITGLQKEGELSVDFDNPKGDWEKERERILSDEFKNYNGLILDLNLEEMPNKDKETSHYKGSSLAQEYRNLSKAGKLKEIPIVLLSATVNLEKYFDRTNEDLFDLIVPREWLNDPILFAPLRQKLISLSIGYELISKCKNEDNNLIELYKYSLELENNRFISEMRSVIGYPTHTVSNFIIKNLLEKSNIPVSGILITEEILATRLGIDISKSIDWKNILENLKKYKYRGVFSEGWERWWMSGIEHWWRTELELKNSLRATSARQKIDLLKDKLELTALVPIEKNEKAKSEAFWTKCVGSGVSIDTVDGLLVDGQDNYYPWQDKKYICYEEALKPKGKHKWKKLSPSEEYKLEILQKQFPNIRPLK encoded by the coding sequence ATGAATTGTAAATATTTATACATAGACGACAACAGTGAACATAATGCTAAAGGTATTATAACTGGACTTCAAAAGGAAGGGGAGCTTTCTGTTGATTTTGATAATCCTAAAGGAGATTGGGAGAAAGAACGTGAAAGAATATTATCAGATGAATTTAAAAATTATAACGGTTTGATCCTTGATTTAAATCTTGAAGAAATGCCAAATAAAGATAAGGAGACATCTCATTATAAAGGTTCGTCATTGGCACAAGAGTATAGAAATTTATCAAAAGCAGGGAAATTAAAAGAAATTCCAATTGTTTTATTGTCTGCCACTGTGAATCTTGAAAAGTATTTTGATCGAACAAACGAAGATTTGTTTGACCTAATAGTTCCAAGAGAATGGCTTAACGACCCTATTCTATTTGCTCCATTGAGGCAGAAATTGATAAGTCTTTCAATCGGTTATGAGCTAATTTCAAAATGTAAAAATGAAGATAACAACCTTATTGAATTATATAAATATAGTTTGGAATTAGAAAATAATCGTTTTATAAGTGAGATGAGATCAGTTATAGGATATCCCACCCATACAGTTTCAAACTTTATAATCAAAAATCTTCTTGAGAAATCAAATATCCCAGTTTCGGGAATATTAATTACTGAAGAAATACTAGCAACTCGACTTGGCATTGATATTTCTAAATCAATTGATTGGAAAAATATTTTAGAGAATTTAAAGAAATACAAATATCGTGGTGTTTTTAGTGAAGGATGGGAAAGATGGTGGATGAGTGGAATTGAACATTGGTGGAGAACGGAGTTAGAATTAAAAAACAGTTTAAGAGCTACATCTGCAAGGCAGAAAATAGATCTTTTGAAGGATAAGTTAGAATTAACTGCATTAGTACCAATCGAGAAAAATGAAAAGGCGAAAAGTGAAGCGTTTTGGACTAAATGTGTTGGCTCTGGTGTTTCTATTGATACAGTTGATGGCTTGTTAGTTGATGGCCAAGATAACTATTACCCGTGGCAAGACAAAAAATATATTTGTTACGAAGAAGCGTTGAAACCAAAAGGCAAACACAAGTGGAAAAAATTATCTCCGTCTGAGGAATACAAGCTAGAAATATTGCAAAAACAATTTCCTAACATAAGACCTTTAAAATGA
- a CDS encoding sensor histidine kinase: MEEKSPNSIAFSVDAGLIDRLGKELVGRAETAVSELVKNAYDADAKNVEVNFIDSLWSGGTLEIIDDGLGMTFEQLRLGFMTISSTDKVHNPLSSRYKRSRAGKKGIGRFATQRLGKKLIIITQTLESEQAVKLTINWDNYTVDQDISAINNQIDYIPKEKPEGTTLIIKDLREGWTETSIKRIYRYVSDLFQPDYLSESSQSLHLAKQNDESFKVKFSNIIDGVTFEVASPEKMLFNKNVAVIEGFVDALGDGFLGVKSEKLNLDDYAIQIHKSDNSSRFDKLKNIHFKAYYFIYNRQEYYLNISQLELKNIYKLSQESSGIRLYRNGFRVLPYGEPKNDWLYFDKRYTFASGQDNIPLSNRNLFGFVEIIDKEGEIFQETASREGLIENDAFYELTDFLSKAFEAAKGRISEKISLLKKGEQTPIDVEDNLEDIAEKKTIEEEFEEVNKEDLNETAKEAIKSIKEKYYEVIEELSMLRILASLGLTIGEFTHEIIQFTPSINGYIAKLYESNENDLKTLELLDNLKKTFANFTSYTSYFNATVSENTSREIKPVLITDVVDYFIKNIKDDLERQNTELVLDSYSYNLYTTPMHISEWSSILYNLYTNSKKAIKRSGNSGKIRIITGEDNNKIYLEIHDNGDGIPEENKTRVFNAFFTTSTPAGFDSPSDEKLTGTGLGLKIIKDIIEDYGGIIKIIMPENGYNTCFRIELPKAQKEELEKYEL; the protein is encoded by the coding sequence ATGGAGGAAAAATCACCAAATAGTATTGCATTTTCGGTAGATGCAGGTTTGATTGATAGATTAGGAAAAGAGTTAGTCGGTAGGGCAGAAACAGCGGTTTCAGAATTAGTCAAAAATGCATATGATGCGGATGCTAAAAATGTTGAGGTAAATTTTATAGATTCTTTATGGAGTGGTGGAACTTTAGAGATAATTGATGATGGACTGGGAATGACATTTGAACAACTCAGGTTGGGATTTATGACTATCTCATCAACAGATAAAGTGCATAATCCATTATCTTCTCGATATAAACGAAGTCGAGCGGGAAAAAAAGGAATTGGAAGATTTGCCACACAAAGGCTTGGAAAGAAATTAATTATTATAACTCAAACGTTAGAATCGGAGCAAGCAGTAAAACTTACTATTAACTGGGATAATTATACAGTTGATCAGGATATTTCTGCAATCAATAATCAAATTGACTATATACCAAAGGAAAAGCCAGAAGGTACAACTTTAATCATTAAAGACCTAAGAGAAGGTTGGACTGAAACTTCAATAAAAAGAATTTACAGATATGTTTCCGATCTGTTTCAGCCTGATTATCTTTCTGAAAGTAGTCAATCCTTACACCTTGCCAAACAGAATGATGAGTCCTTCAAAGTAAAGTTTTCTAATATAATTGATGGGGTAACTTTTGAAGTAGCAAGTCCTGAGAAAATGTTATTTAATAAGAATGTAGCAGTTATTGAAGGATTTGTAGATGCATTGGGAGACGGATTTTTAGGGGTTAAAAGTGAAAAATTAAATTTAGACGATTATGCTATACAGATTCATAAATCAGATAATTCTAGCAGATTTGATAAATTAAAAAACATTCATTTTAAAGCTTACTATTTTATATATAATCGACAGGAATATTATCTTAATATTTCACAACTTGAGTTAAAAAATATTTATAAACTTTCTCAGGAAAGCAGTGGGATTAGACTTTACAGAAATGGCTTTAGAGTATTGCCCTATGGGGAACCAAAAAATGATTGGTTATATTTTGACAAAAGATATACTTTCGCTTCTGGTCAAGATAATATTCCACTAAGTAATAGAAATTTGTTCGGTTTTGTCGAAATTATCGATAAAGAAGGTGAAATATTTCAAGAGACTGCAAGCAGGGAGGGTCTGATTGAAAATGATGCTTTCTATGAGCTTACAGATTTTCTTTCAAAAGCGTTTGAGGCAGCAAAAGGTAGAATATCGGAAAAAATCTCTTTACTTAAAAAAGGAGAACAAACACCAATAGATGTAGAAGATAATTTAGAAGATATTGCGGAGAAAAAAACAATTGAAGAGGAATTTGAAGAGGTTAATAAAGAAGATTTAAACGAGACTGCTAAGGAAGCAATTAAAAGTATAAAAGAAAAGTACTATGAGGTCATTGAAGAGCTCAGTATGCTTAGAATTCTAGCTTCATTGGGATTAACTATTGGAGAGTTTACTCACGAAATAATTCAATTTACACCATCTATAAATGGTTATATAGCTAAACTGTATGAATCGAATGAAAATGATCTAAAAACACTAGAGCTTCTTGATAATTTAAAAAAGACCTTTGCGAATTTCACGTCTTATACATCTTATTTTAATGCAACAGTATCTGAAAACACAAGCAGAGAAATTAAACCTGTTTTAATAACTGATGTTGTTGATTATTTCATTAAAAATATTAAAGATGACCTTGAACGGCAAAATACAGAATTAGTTTTAGATTCCTACAGTTACAATCTATATACCACTCCAATGCACATTTCCGAATGGAGCTCAATTTTGTATAACCTATATACTAATTCAAAAAAAGCAATCAAACGTTCGGGAAACTCAGGAAAAATTAGAATAATAACCGGTGAAGATAACAATAAAATATATTTGGAAATTCACGATAACGGAGACGGTATTCCTGAAGAAAATAAAACTCGGGTCTTTAATGCTTTTTTCACAACATCAACTCCAGCTGGATTTGATTCACCATCAGACGAAAAATTAACAGGCACTGGTTTAGGCTTGAAGATTATAAAAGACATTATAGAAGATTACGGAGGTATTATAAAAATTATTATGCCAGAAAATGGATATAACACTTGTTTTAGAATTGAACTACCTAAAGCACAAAAAGAAGAATTAGAGAAATATGAATTGTAA